The following are encoded together in the Salvia hispanica cultivar TCC Black 2014 chromosome 6, UniMelb_Shisp_WGS_1.0, whole genome shotgun sequence genome:
- the LOC125197231 gene encoding external alternative NAD(P)H-ubiquinone oxidoreductase B4, mitochondrial isoform X3: MSGYRFYQKASEAYYSRPNLYNLLVVSTVSGGGLLAFSSSSPARTAYPDAGGAHVRKKKVVVLGTGWAGTSFLKGLKHPSLEVEVVSPRNYFAFTPLLPSVTNGTVEARSIVEPIRNIVRKFGVQFREAECYKIDTKNKKVHCKSTPQNKIGGSEDFTVDYDYLVIAMGARSNTFNTPGVVEHTYFLKEIEDAQKIRKTVIDCFERASLPNVSEDERKRILHFVVVGGGPTGVEFAAEFHDFVIEDLAKLYPKLKSYVTITLLEAGDNILNMFDKRITQFAEDKFKRDGISLKLGSMVTKVTEKEICTKERATGQNVSIPYGMVVWSTGIGTRPVVMDFMKEIGQSNRRVLATDEWLRVEGCEDIYALGDCATINQRKIMEDIAAIFSKADKNNTGKLKADDFNEVINDISERYPQVVIHLKKQQVKNFLQLLKNAQGEDEMDIEKFKVALSAVDAQLKNLPATAQVAAQQGSYLADCFNRMDDCEINPEGPLRFRGSGRHRFKAFRYKHLGQFAPLGGEQTAAQLPGDWVSIGHSTQWLWYSVYASKLVSWRTRVLVVTDWVRRFVFGRDSSKI, translated from the exons ATGAGTGGCTACAGATTTTATCAGAAAGCTTCAGAGGCTTATTACAGCCGTCCAAATCTCTATAATTTGCTTGTAGTTTCTACTGTCAg TGGTGGAGGGCTACTGGCATTCTCAAGCAGTAGCCCGGCAAGAACCGCGTACCCTGACGCTGGCGGGGCCCACGTcaggaagaagaaggtggTGGTGCTGGGAACCGGTTGGGCCGGCACTAGCTTTCTCAAAGGCTTGAAACATCCTTCTCTTGAAGTCGAGGTTGTCTCTCCCAGAAACTACTTCGCCTTCACTCCTTTGCTTCCGAGCGTCACCAATGGCACCGTGGAGGCTCGCAGCATTGTCGAGCCAATCCGCAACATTGTCAGAAAG TTCGGTGTTCAGTTCAGGGAAGCCGAATGCTACAAAATCGATACGAAAAACAAGAAGGTGCATTGCAAATCCACACCACAGAACAAAATAGGTGGGAGTGAAGACTTCACCGTGGATTACGACTACCTAGTGATAGCGATGGGGGCTCGTTCCAACACGTTCAACACCCCCGGTGTCGTTGAGCACACATACTTTCTAAAG GAAATCGAAGATGCGCAGAAGATAAGGAAAACGGTCATAGACTGTTTCGAGAGGGCAAGCTTACCGAACGTAAGTGAAGACGAAAGGAAGCGGATTCTGCATTTCGTAGTGGTTGGAGGAGGCCCGACCGGGGTGGAGTTCGCTGCTGAGTTTCACGACTTTGTCATCGAGGATTTAGCAAAGCTATACCCGAAGCTCAAGAGCTACGTTACAATCACTCTTCTTGAGGCTGGAGACAACATTCTCAACAT GTTTGACAAGAGGATTACGCAGTTCGCGGAAGATAAATTCAAGAGGGACGGTATTAGCTTAAAACTCGGCTCGATGGTAACAAAAGTGACGGAGAAAGAGATATGCACGAAAGAGAGAGCTACCGGGCAGAATGTGTCTATACCGTACGGGATGGTTGTTTGGTCGACCGGTATTGGAACTCGGCCCGTTGTGATGGATTTCATGAAGGAGATTGGACAG AGCAATAGGAGAGTGTTAGCAACAGATGAATGGCTAAGGGTTGAAGGATGCGAAGACATATACGCGCTAGGCGACTGCGCTACTATCAATCAACGCAAAATCATG GAAGACATTGCAGCGATCTTCAGCAAGGCGGACAAGAACAACACGGGAAAACTCAAGGCGGACGACTTCAACGAGGTGATCAACGACATAAGCGAGAGGTATCCGCAAGTGGTGATCCATTTGAAGAAGCAGCAGGTCAAGAACTTTCTCCAGCTTCTCAAGAATGCGCAAGGGGAAGACGAAATGGATATCGAGAAGTTCAAAGTAGCACTCTCGGCTGTCGATGCGCAGCTGAAAAATCTTCCTGCAACGGCACAG GTTGCTGCTCAGCAAGGCTCGTATCTCGCTGATTGTTTTAACCGAATGGACGACTGCGAGATAAATCCTGAAGGCCCGTTGAGGTTCCGGGGATCAGGAAGGCATCGCTTCAAGGCATTCAG GTACAAGCATCTAGGGCAGTTCGCCCCGTTGGGGGGCGAACAGACTGCAGCTCAGCTTCCGGGAGACTGGGTTTCGATAGGCCACAGCACGCAATGGCTCTGGTACTCGGTCTACGCCAG CAAGCTAGTCAGCTGGCGGACGAGAGTGCTGGTGGTCACGGACTGGGTAAGGCGATTCGTATTCGGAAGAGACTCaagtaaaatttga
- the LOC125197231 gene encoding external alternative NAD(P)H-ubiquinone oxidoreductase B4, mitochondrial isoform X1, with amino-acid sequence MSGYRFYQKASEAYYSRPNLYNLLVVSTVSGGGLLAFSSSSPARTAYPDAGGAHVRKKKVVVLGTGWAGTSFLKGLKHPSLEVEVVSPRNYFAFTPLLPSVTNGTVEARSIVEPIRNIVRKVRLIAFTFREAECYKIDTKNKKVHCKSTPQNKIGGSEDFTVDYDYLVIAMGARSNTFNTPGVVEHTYFLKEIEDAQKIRKTVIDCFERASLPNVSEDERKRILHFVVVGGGPTGVEFAAEFHDFVIEDLAKLYPKLKSYVTITLLEAGDNILNMFDKRITQFAEDKFKRDGISLKLGSMVTKVTEKEICTKERATGQNVSIPYGMVVWSTGIGTRPVVMDFMKEIGQSNRRVLATDEWLRVEGCEDIYALGDCATINQRKIMEDIAAIFSKADKNNTGKLKADDFNEVINDISERYPQVVIHLKKQQVKNFLQLLKNAQGEDEMDIEKFKVALSAVDAQLKNLPATAQVAAQQGSYLADCFNRMDDCEINPEGPLRFRGSGRHRFKAFRYKHLGQFAPLGGEQTAAQLPGDWVSIGHSTQWLWYSVYASKLVSWRTRVLVVTDWVRRFVFGRDSSKI; translated from the exons ATGAGTGGCTACAGATTTTATCAGAAAGCTTCAGAGGCTTATTACAGCCGTCCAAATCTCTATAATTTGCTTGTAGTTTCTACTGTCAg TGGTGGAGGGCTACTGGCATTCTCAAGCAGTAGCCCGGCAAGAACCGCGTACCCTGACGCTGGCGGGGCCCACGTcaggaagaagaaggtggTGGTGCTGGGAACCGGTTGGGCCGGCACTAGCTTTCTCAAAGGCTTGAAACATCCTTCTCTTGAAGTCGAGGTTGTCTCTCCCAGAAACTACTTCGCCTTCACTCCTTTGCTTCCGAGCGTCACCAATGGCACCGTGGAGGCTCGCAGCATTGTCGAGCCAATCCGCAACATTGTCAGAAAGGTGAGGCTCATCGCGTTTACG TTCAGGGAAGCCGAATGCTACAAAATCGATACGAAAAACAAGAAGGTGCATTGCAAATCCACACCACAGAACAAAATAGGTGGGAGTGAAGACTTCACCGTGGATTACGACTACCTAGTGATAGCGATGGGGGCTCGTTCCAACACGTTCAACACCCCCGGTGTCGTTGAGCACACATACTTTCTAAAG GAAATCGAAGATGCGCAGAAGATAAGGAAAACGGTCATAGACTGTTTCGAGAGGGCAAGCTTACCGAACGTAAGTGAAGACGAAAGGAAGCGGATTCTGCATTTCGTAGTGGTTGGAGGAGGCCCGACCGGGGTGGAGTTCGCTGCTGAGTTTCACGACTTTGTCATCGAGGATTTAGCAAAGCTATACCCGAAGCTCAAGAGCTACGTTACAATCACTCTTCTTGAGGCTGGAGACAACATTCTCAACAT GTTTGACAAGAGGATTACGCAGTTCGCGGAAGATAAATTCAAGAGGGACGGTATTAGCTTAAAACTCGGCTCGATGGTAACAAAAGTGACGGAGAAAGAGATATGCACGAAAGAGAGAGCTACCGGGCAGAATGTGTCTATACCGTACGGGATGGTTGTTTGGTCGACCGGTATTGGAACTCGGCCCGTTGTGATGGATTTCATGAAGGAGATTGGACAG AGCAATAGGAGAGTGTTAGCAACAGATGAATGGCTAAGGGTTGAAGGATGCGAAGACATATACGCGCTAGGCGACTGCGCTACTATCAATCAACGCAAAATCATG GAAGACATTGCAGCGATCTTCAGCAAGGCGGACAAGAACAACACGGGAAAACTCAAGGCGGACGACTTCAACGAGGTGATCAACGACATAAGCGAGAGGTATCCGCAAGTGGTGATCCATTTGAAGAAGCAGCAGGTCAAGAACTTTCTCCAGCTTCTCAAGAATGCGCAAGGGGAAGACGAAATGGATATCGAGAAGTTCAAAGTAGCACTCTCGGCTGTCGATGCGCAGCTGAAAAATCTTCCTGCAACGGCACAG GTTGCTGCTCAGCAAGGCTCGTATCTCGCTGATTGTTTTAACCGAATGGACGACTGCGAGATAAATCCTGAAGGCCCGTTGAGGTTCCGGGGATCAGGAAGGCATCGCTTCAAGGCATTCAG GTACAAGCATCTAGGGCAGTTCGCCCCGTTGGGGGGCGAACAGACTGCAGCTCAGCTTCCGGGAGACTGGGTTTCGATAGGCCACAGCACGCAATGGCTCTGGTACTCGGTCTACGCCAG CAAGCTAGTCAGCTGGCGGACGAGAGTGCTGGTGGTCACGGACTGGGTAAGGCGATTCGTATTCGGAAGAGACTCaagtaaaatttga
- the LOC125197231 gene encoding external alternative NAD(P)H-ubiquinone oxidoreductase B4, mitochondrial isoform X2 produces the protein MSGYRFYQKASEAYYSRPNLYNLLVVSTVSGGGLLAFSSSSPARTAYPDAGGAHVRKKKVVVLGTGWAGTSFLKGLKHPSLEVEVVSPRNYFAFTPLLPSVTNGTVEARSIVEPIRNIVRKKKFGVQFREAECYKIDTKNKKVHCKSTPQNKIGGSEDFTVDYDYLVIAMGARSNTFNTPGVVEHTYFLKEIEDAQKIRKTVIDCFERASLPNVSEDERKRILHFVVVGGGPTGVEFAAEFHDFVIEDLAKLYPKLKSYVTITLLEAGDNILNMFDKRITQFAEDKFKRDGISLKLGSMVTKVTEKEICTKERATGQNVSIPYGMVVWSTGIGTRPVVMDFMKEIGQSNRRVLATDEWLRVEGCEDIYALGDCATINQRKIMEDIAAIFSKADKNNTGKLKADDFNEVINDISERYPQVVIHLKKQQVKNFLQLLKNAQGEDEMDIEKFKVALSAVDAQLKNLPATAQVAAQQGSYLADCFNRMDDCEINPEGPLRFRGSGRHRFKAFRYKHLGQFAPLGGEQTAAQLPGDWVSIGHSTQWLWYSVYASKLVSWRTRVLVVTDWVRRFVFGRDSSKI, from the exons ATGAGTGGCTACAGATTTTATCAGAAAGCTTCAGAGGCTTATTACAGCCGTCCAAATCTCTATAATTTGCTTGTAGTTTCTACTGTCAg TGGTGGAGGGCTACTGGCATTCTCAAGCAGTAGCCCGGCAAGAACCGCGTACCCTGACGCTGGCGGGGCCCACGTcaggaagaagaaggtggTGGTGCTGGGAACCGGTTGGGCCGGCACTAGCTTTCTCAAAGGCTTGAAACATCCTTCTCTTGAAGTCGAGGTTGTCTCTCCCAGAAACTACTTCGCCTTCACTCCTTTGCTTCCGAGCGTCACCAATGGCACCGTGGAGGCTCGCAGCATTGTCGAGCCAATCCGCAACATTGTCAGAAAG AAAAAGTTCGGTGTTCAGTTCAGGGAAGCCGAATGCTACAAAATCGATACGAAAAACAAGAAGGTGCATTGCAAATCCACACCACAGAACAAAATAGGTGGGAGTGAAGACTTCACCGTGGATTACGACTACCTAGTGATAGCGATGGGGGCTCGTTCCAACACGTTCAACACCCCCGGTGTCGTTGAGCACACATACTTTCTAAAG GAAATCGAAGATGCGCAGAAGATAAGGAAAACGGTCATAGACTGTTTCGAGAGGGCAAGCTTACCGAACGTAAGTGAAGACGAAAGGAAGCGGATTCTGCATTTCGTAGTGGTTGGAGGAGGCCCGACCGGGGTGGAGTTCGCTGCTGAGTTTCACGACTTTGTCATCGAGGATTTAGCAAAGCTATACCCGAAGCTCAAGAGCTACGTTACAATCACTCTTCTTGAGGCTGGAGACAACATTCTCAACAT GTTTGACAAGAGGATTACGCAGTTCGCGGAAGATAAATTCAAGAGGGACGGTATTAGCTTAAAACTCGGCTCGATGGTAACAAAAGTGACGGAGAAAGAGATATGCACGAAAGAGAGAGCTACCGGGCAGAATGTGTCTATACCGTACGGGATGGTTGTTTGGTCGACCGGTATTGGAACTCGGCCCGTTGTGATGGATTTCATGAAGGAGATTGGACAG AGCAATAGGAGAGTGTTAGCAACAGATGAATGGCTAAGGGTTGAAGGATGCGAAGACATATACGCGCTAGGCGACTGCGCTACTATCAATCAACGCAAAATCATG GAAGACATTGCAGCGATCTTCAGCAAGGCGGACAAGAACAACACGGGAAAACTCAAGGCGGACGACTTCAACGAGGTGATCAACGACATAAGCGAGAGGTATCCGCAAGTGGTGATCCATTTGAAGAAGCAGCAGGTCAAGAACTTTCTCCAGCTTCTCAAGAATGCGCAAGGGGAAGACGAAATGGATATCGAGAAGTTCAAAGTAGCACTCTCGGCTGTCGATGCGCAGCTGAAAAATCTTCCTGCAACGGCACAG GTTGCTGCTCAGCAAGGCTCGTATCTCGCTGATTGTTTTAACCGAATGGACGACTGCGAGATAAATCCTGAAGGCCCGTTGAGGTTCCGGGGATCAGGAAGGCATCGCTTCAAGGCATTCAG GTACAAGCATCTAGGGCAGTTCGCCCCGTTGGGGGGCGAACAGACTGCAGCTCAGCTTCCGGGAGACTGGGTTTCGATAGGCCACAGCACGCAATGGCTCTGGTACTCGGTCTACGCCAG CAAGCTAGTCAGCTGGCGGACGAGAGTGCTGGTGGTCACGGACTGGGTAAGGCGATTCGTATTCGGAAGAGACTCaagtaaaatttga
- the LOC125193309 gene encoding uncharacterized protein LOC125193309, with the protein MSYFNRVWMAASVAVVNGHSEQGQKLKSGLNSLNHGKKRLLSSSGADLRPFSSTDMEGLAAAAGSGDRRAQADDSLRQVMYLNCWGQS; encoded by the coding sequence ATGAGCTACTTCAACAGAGTGTGGATGGCCGCCAGCGTCGCCGTCGTCAACGGCCACTCCGAGCAGGGGCAGAAGCTGAAATCCGGCCTCAATTCCCTCAACCACGGCAAGAAGCGCCTGCTCTCCTCCTCCGGCGCCGATCTCCGCCCCTTCTCCAGCACCGACATGGAAGGactcgccgccgccgccggatcCGGCGATCGGAGGGCTCAGGCCGACGATTCTCTCCGGCAAGTCATGTACCTGAACTGCTGGGGGCAGAGCTGA
- the LOC125192598 gene encoding protein SENSITIVITY TO RED LIGHT REDUCED 1 — translation MAAAMDVASPKALPLEKSDPLEDWTIVLPRRGKKNRTVNKFVIPKRQMEVQLWAPIDLETDPERESKLKQKMDTCIQKFENSEFYRNLLSQIRNPDILDKFSKVLGSEEKMQMVVYGIGSIESFEPPRLQLCLAILLQRSFDWIGGIELFDPIISLTESKVLTSLGCTVLSINEQGRRRAVKPTLFFMPHCEAELYDNLLEANWEVDRLNRLVIFGNSFEAYEQHASLCKSSAVTSSRKHVLAVRSFAEESRVDTFSDDSFRAFHGSSWHFFCPSAEADLQMIFT, via the coding sequence ATGGCTGCAGCAATGGACGTTGCTTCGCCAAAAGCTCTACCTCTCGAGAAATCTGATCCCTTGGAAGATTGGACTATTGTGTTGCCGAGGCGTGGAAAGAAGAACAGAACTGTCAACAAGTTTGTGATCCCTAAACGGCAAATGGAAGTGCAGCTATGGGCACCGATAGATCTCGAAACTGATCCAGAGAGAGAATCAAAGCTGAAACAAAAAATGGATACTTGTATTCAGAAATTCGAAAACTCTGAATTCTACAGAAATCTACTGAGCCAAATCCGAAATCCTGATATTTTAGATAAGTTTTCCAAAGTTTTGGGATCAGAGGAAAAGATGCAGATGGTAGTTTACGGGATTGGTAGCATTGAATCATTTGAGCCTCCTCGGCTGCAACTCTGCCTCGCCATTCTGTTGCAGAGGAGCTTCGATTGGATCGGAGGAATAGAACTGTTTGACCCGATAATCTCCCTGACAGAATCAAAGGTCCTGACGTCTCTAGGCTGCACTGTTCTGTCAATCAACGAGCAAGGCCGGAGACGAGCTGTGAAGCCTACGTTGTTCTTCATGCCACACTGTGAGGCGGAACTGTATGACAATCTCTTGGAAGCAAATTGGGAGGTGGACCGGTTGAATCGGCTGGTGATCTTTGGGAATAGTTTCGAGGCGTACGAGCAGCACGCGTCGCTGTGCAAGAGCTCAGCTGTGACGAGCTCGAGGAAGCATGTGTTGGCTGTTCGGAGCTTCGCTGAAGAGTCGAGAGTCGATACCTTTTCCGATGATTCGTTTCGAGCATTTCACGGTTCGAGTTGGCATTTTTTTTGCCCTTCTGCTGAAGCAGATTTGCAAATGATTTTTACTTGA
- the LOC125196399 gene encoding diacylglycerol kinase 5-like translates to MASEHLDNDEFIEKFYIPSALLEQDTEVQCLPSKPEHPVLVFINSRSGGQLGGELLVTYRSILNEKQVIDLGEEAPDSVLRKVFINIERLKARGDESASEFEMNLKLIVAGGDGTAGWLLGVVSDLKLSQPPPIATVPLGTGNNLPFAFGWGKKNPGTDRISVLSFMDQVRKAKEMKIDSWHILMRMKAKQACDPVAPLELPHSLHAFHRVSSTDDLNVEGSDTFRGGFWNYFSMGMDAQVSYAFHTERKLNPEKFKNQLVNQSTYAKLGCSQGWFLPSHFSGAASISQLCNVKIMKKHTTGWQDLEIPNSVRSIVCLNLPSFSGGFNPWGTPSSFKRRDRDLTAPYVDDGLLEIVGFRNAWHGLVLLAPSGHGTRLAQAQRIRFEFRKGSAQETYMRVDGEPWKQPLPENDETVVIEISHLGQVKMLATDDCRSKSSLDPSSPMAHDVDEKDSDEEDKEVGEEWKKFGAADTFRIPDEVDYSHLS, encoded by the exons ATGGCAAGTGAGCATCTTGACAACGACGAATTCATCGAGAAGTTCTACATCCCGAGCGCGTTACTTGAGCAAGACACGGAGGTGCAATGTCTGCCTTCCAAGCCCGAACACCCTGTTCTCGTGTTTATCAACTCGAGAAGTGGTGGCCAGCTCGGAGGGGAGCTTCTCGTCACGTATAGGTCCATACTAAACGAAAAGCAG GTTATCGATTTAGGAGAAGAAGCTCCGGATTCTGTACTTCGCAAGGTCTTTATCAATATAGAGAGGCTGAAGGCTCGGGGCGATGAAAGTGCTTCCGAATTTGAGATGAATTTGAAGCTAATT GTTGCCGGTGGAGATGGTACGGCCGGATGGCTTCTTGGGGTCGTTTCCGATCTCAAATTATCTCAGCCGCCACCAATCGCTACTGTGCCTTTAGGAACAGGAAACAATCTGCCATTTGCATTTGGTTgg GGTAAGAAAAACCCCGGAACTGATCGGATTTCTGTGCTTTCGTTCATGGATCAAGTACGAAAAGCAAAGGAAATGAAAATCGACAG TTGGCACATTCTGATGCGAATGAAAGCGAAACAAGCTTGTGATCCTGTTGCTCCTCTCGAGTTGCCACACTCATTGCATGCATTTCATCGGGTTTCCTCAACAGATGATCTCAATGTG GAAGGTTCTGATACGTTTCGTGGAGGATTCTGGAACTATTTCAGCATGG GCATGGATGCTCAGGTTTCTTACGCGTTCCACACCGAACGCAAGCTGAATCCAGAAAAATTCAAGAACCAGCTTGTTAATCAG AGTACATATGCGAAGCTCGGATGCTCACAAGGATGGTTTTTGCCTTCTCATTTCAGTGGCGCTGCAAG CATTTCTCAACTTTGTAATGTTAAGATCATGAAAAAGCACACTACTGGTTGGCAAGACCTTGAAATCCCGAACAG CGTCAGATCAATCGTGTGCCTCAACTTGCCAAGCTTCTCCGGGGGATTTAATCCGTGGGGAACACCGAGTAGCTTTAAACGCCGTGAT AGAGACTTAACCGCCCCTTACGTGGACGATGGCCTGCTCGAGATAGTTGGCTTCAGAAACGCTTGGCACGGGCTTGTTCTACTCGCTCCAAGCGGACACGGGACGCGTCTTGCACAG GCGCAGCGTATCAGATTCGAGTTTCGTAAAGGGTCGGCTCAAGAAACGTACATGAGGGTCGATGGAGAGCCGTGGAAGCAGCCCCTCCCGGAGAACGATGAGACGGTCGTGATAGAAATCTCTCATCTTGGGCAGGTGAAGATGCTTGCCACCGATGATTGTAGATCCAAGAGCTCGCTCGACCCCTCGTCTCCCATGGCGCACGACGTCGATGAGAAGGACAGCGACGAGGAGGATAAGGAGGTTGGAGAGGAATGGAAGAAGTTTGGGGCAGCAGACACTTTCAGGATTCCAGATGAGGTTGATTATTCCCATCTCAGTTGA